In Erigeron canadensis isolate Cc75 chromosome 6, C_canadensis_v1, whole genome shotgun sequence, the following are encoded in one genomic region:
- the LOC122605317 gene encoding F-box/kelch-repeat protein At3g06240-like isoform X1, whose amino-acid sequence MSLLESEKTNNNNNIPDDIIEQIIIRLDVKDIIRCKSVCKWWKSFISGPRFVKSQLDHSYKEDAKTNGSGHRRIVMTRLSYIDSLFRNCLHEVDDYTFDFQVCHLAGSSNGLVCICPDSRRVFVTNPSTREVRKLTDPPGTSCLSSSVSWGFGYDPSTDDYKVIRTSRPDIDALQCFQVLTLKSNAWKCVAHLSYRFVSRIGTLCNGALHWFVEDDAQYNKYLLVSFCLTQQTFKVIPQPKDAGYRFTHDTKLGIFKGCLCILRLGKHPPFHRWVMPSDKSWEKMPHNERLQLDSAHYLESFDHYIADKNDYLAPHKSLFRHGIPFSSVDWEYVNINTPVFVQSLVSPHGSLKRKMLENIASRNHKSSKARLQETKVQCDDDFLMCGRRFFALIDTVSQYKEFTVSKLTEMENDVEANAAPVAQAHKDSVKTGIKNYLNNST is encoded by the exons ATGAGCCTCTTGGAATCTGAAaagactaataataataataatattcctGACGATATCATTGAGCAGATAATAATAAGATTGGATGTGAAAGATATCATCAGATGCAAGAGTGTGTGTAAGTGGTGGAAATCCTTTATTTCCGGCCCTCGTTTTGTTAAATCTCAATTGGACCACAGTTACAAGGAAGATGCTAAAACTAATGGAAGTGGTCATAGGAGGATTGTCATGACTCGGTTATCATATATCGATAGTTTATTTAGAAATTGTTTACACGAAGTCGATGACTACACCTTTGACTTCCAAGTTTGCCATCTTGCTGGTTCTTCCAATGGACTGGTATGCATCTGTCCCGACTCTCGTCGGGTCTTCGTCACCAATCCCTCCACTCGAGAGGTGAGAAAACTGACAGATCCCCCAGGTACAAGTTGCCTCTCATCATCAGTATCCTGGGGTTTTGGTTATGATCCGTCTACGGACGATTACAAGGTTATACGAACCTCGAGACCAGATATAGATGCTTTGCAATGTTTCCAAGTTTTGACCTTGAAATCTAATGCTTGGAAATGTGTCGCCCACCTGAGTTATAGATTTGTTAGCAGGATTGGAACTTTGTGCAATGGGGCACTTCACTGGTTTGTGGAGGATGATGCTCAATATAACAAGTACCTACTTGTTTCTTTTTGCTTAACCCAACAGACATTTAAGGTAATCCCCCAACCTAAAGACGCAGGGTATAGGTTTACGCACGATACCAAGCTGGGGATTTTTAAAGGCTGTTTATGCATACTTCGTCTTGGCAAACATCCTCCTTTTCACAGATGGGTAATGCCAAGCGACAAGTCTTGGGAAAAGATGCCACATAATGAAAGGTTGCAGCTTGATTCTGCTCACTACTTGGAATCCTTTGATCATTACATTGCAGACAAAAATGATTACCTGGCACCCCATAAATCGTTATTTCGTCATGGTATACCCTTTTCTTCCGTTGATTGGGAATATGTCAATATCAATACCCCTGTATTTGTTCAGAGCCTCGTGTCCCCACATGGTAGCCTCAAGCGAAAGATGCTTGAAAATATCGCAAGCCGGAATCATAAG AGTTCCAAAGCGAGGTTGCAAGAAACAAAGGTGCAATGTGATGATGATTTTCTTATGTGTGGACGTCGGTTCTTTGCATTGATTGATACGGTTTCACAGTACAAAGAATTTACAGTTTCAAAATTAACAGAGATGGAAAATGATGTTGAAGCAAATGCTGCTCCTGTAGCACAAGCTCACAAGGACTCGGTAAAAACTGGTATCAAGAATTACCTAAATAACTCAACTTAA
- the LOC122605317 gene encoding F-box/kelch-repeat protein At3g06240-like isoform X2, translating into MSLLESEKTNNNNNIPDDIIEQIIIRLDVKDIIRCKSVCKWWKSFISGPRFVKSQLDHSYKEDAKTNGSGHRRIVMTRLSYIDSLFRNCLHEVDDYTFDFQVCHLAGSSNGLVCICPDSRRVFVTNPSTREVRKLTDPPGTSCLSSSVSWGFGYDPSTDDYKVIRTSRPDIDALQCFQVLTLKSNAWKCVAHLSYRFVSRIGTLCNGALHWFVEDDAQYNKYLLVSFCLTQQTFKVIPQPKDAGYRFTHDTKLGIFKGCLCILRLGKHPPFHRWVMPSDKSWEKMPHNERLQLDSAHYLESFDHYIADKNDYLAPHKSLFRHGIPFSSVDWEYVNINTPVFVQSLVSPHGSLKRKMLENIASRNHKLLKEDA; encoded by the exons ATGAGCCTCTTGGAATCTGAAaagactaataataataataatattcctGACGATATCATTGAGCAGATAATAATAAGATTGGATGTGAAAGATATCATCAGATGCAAGAGTGTGTGTAAGTGGTGGAAATCCTTTATTTCCGGCCCTCGTTTTGTTAAATCTCAATTGGACCACAGTTACAAGGAAGATGCTAAAACTAATGGAAGTGGTCATAGGAGGATTGTCATGACTCGGTTATCATATATCGATAGTTTATTTAGAAATTGTTTACACGAAGTCGATGACTACACCTTTGACTTCCAAGTTTGCCATCTTGCTGGTTCTTCCAATGGACTGGTATGCATCTGTCCCGACTCTCGTCGGGTCTTCGTCACCAATCCCTCCACTCGAGAGGTGAGAAAACTGACAGATCCCCCAGGTACAAGTTGCCTCTCATCATCAGTATCCTGGGGTTTTGGTTATGATCCGTCTACGGACGATTACAAGGTTATACGAACCTCGAGACCAGATATAGATGCTTTGCAATGTTTCCAAGTTTTGACCTTGAAATCTAATGCTTGGAAATGTGTCGCCCACCTGAGTTATAGATTTGTTAGCAGGATTGGAACTTTGTGCAATGGGGCACTTCACTGGTTTGTGGAGGATGATGCTCAATATAACAAGTACCTACTTGTTTCTTTTTGCTTAACCCAACAGACATTTAAGGTAATCCCCCAACCTAAAGACGCAGGGTATAGGTTTACGCACGATACCAAGCTGGGGATTTTTAAAGGCTGTTTATGCATACTTCGTCTTGGCAAACATCCTCCTTTTCACAGATGGGTAATGCCAAGCGACAAGTCTTGGGAAAAGATGCCACATAATGAAAGGTTGCAGCTTGATTCTGCTCACTACTTGGAATCCTTTGATCATTACATTGCAGACAAAAATGATTACCTGGCACCCCATAAATCGTTATTTCGTCATGGTATACCCTTTTCTTCCGTTGATTGGGAATATGTCAATATCAATACCCCTGTATTTGTTCAGAGCCTCGTGTCCCCACATGGTAGCCTCAAGCGAAAGATGCTTGAAAATATCGCAAGCCGGAATCATAAG ttgCTCAAGGAAGATGCTTAG